A window from Pseudomonas alloputida encodes these proteins:
- the tcyJ gene encoding cystine ABC transporter substrate-binding protein, protein MSKFAKPLLNASLALLLGAGLLSQAFAGEQLKTIQEKGVINVGLEGTYPPFSFQDENGKLTGFEVELSELLAKELGVKAKIQPTKWDGILAALESKRLDVVVNQVTISEERKKKYDFSEPYTVSGIQALILKKKAEQLNIKGAQDLAGKKVGVGLGTNYEQWVKKDVPQADVRTYEDDPSKFADLRNGRIDAILIDRLAALEYAQKAKDTELAGDAFSRLESGVALRKGEPELLAAINKAIDKLKADGTLAKLSEKYFGADVTK, encoded by the coding sequence ATGTCGAAATTCGCCAAACCGCTACTCAACGCCAGCCTGGCCCTCCTGCTGGGTGCCGGCCTGCTCAGCCAGGCTTTCGCCGGCGAGCAATTGAAGACCATCCAGGAAAAAGGCGTCATCAACGTCGGCCTCGAGGGCACCTACCCGCCATTCAGCTTCCAGGACGAAAACGGCAAACTGACCGGCTTCGAAGTGGAGCTGTCCGAGCTGCTGGCCAAGGAGCTGGGGGTCAAGGCCAAGATCCAGCCGACCAAGTGGGACGGCATCCTCGCCGCGCTGGAATCCAAACGCCTGGATGTAGTGGTCAATCAGGTGACCATTTCCGAAGAGCGCAAGAAAAAGTACGACTTCTCCGAGCCCTACACTGTCTCCGGCATCCAGGCACTGATCCTGAAGAAGAAAGCCGAGCAGCTGAACATCAAGGGCGCACAGGACCTGGCCGGCAAAAAGGTCGGCGTAGGCCTTGGCACCAACTACGAGCAGTGGGTGAAAAAGGACGTGCCGCAAGCCGATGTGCGCACCTATGAAGATGACCCAAGCAAGTTCGCTGACCTGCGCAACGGCCGTATCGACGCCATCCTGATCGACCGCCTGGCCGCGCTGGAATACGCGCAAAAAGCCAAGGACACCGAGCTTGCCGGTGATGCGTTCTCGCGCCTGGAAAGCGGCGTGGCCCTGCGCAAAGGTGAGCCGGAACTGTTGGCAGCCATCAACAAGGCCATCGACAAGCTCAAAGCTGATGGCACGCTGGCCAAGCTGTCCGAGAAGTACTTCGGTGCCGATGTCACCAAATGA
- a CDS encoding IS110-like element ISPpu9 family transposase, which translates to MARKPSKQRFTVVHPDCAAIDVGGREHFVAVDPRHENPVQSFTSFTDDLLKMANWLESLGIKVVAMESTGVYWIPIYEILSERGFDVYLVNARATRQITGRKSDVLDCQWIWQLMTHGLLRGAFRPDDLTCCVRSLVRQRASKVKDQAQTLNRMQKAMSQMNIQLANVISDISGVTGMKILRAICAGERDPVQLAELTDRRIKAGKEAVARSLHGNWRREHLHALTQELAAYDFLEQQIADCDDAIKAALEQLPVLQNKPEPSKKPLRSPHRNGAQQTVLHQTLWKVLGVDLTAIPTIGVDTALVLAGEIGTDLSRFPSSQHFCSWLGLAPPTRISGGHRLAGGGPKIVNRAAQALKQAASNARNDKGFIGASHRARLTRMDTSCAIKATAHQLARLVYNLLTKKQAYVEQGLEEFETRSQDRQVRALLRKARKLGYQLVAA; encoded by the coding sequence ATGGCGCGCAAGCCTTCCAAGCAACGCTTTACCGTCGTCCATCCCGATTGCGCGGCGATCGATGTCGGTGGTCGAGAGCATTTCGTGGCGGTCGATCCCCGGCACGAAAATCCCGTCCAGTCGTTCACGTCCTTTACTGACGACCTGCTCAAGATGGCTAACTGGCTTGAAAGCCTGGGGATCAAGGTCGTTGCCATGGAATCCACGGGGGTTTATTGGATTCCAATTTACGAGATTCTCAGCGAGCGCGGTTTTGACGTTTATCTCGTCAATGCCAGAGCAACTCGGCAAATCACGGGCCGTAAATCAGATGTGCTGGATTGCCAGTGGATCTGGCAGCTGATGACTCATGGACTGCTCAGAGGCGCATTCCGCCCCGATGATCTGACCTGCTGCGTCCGGTCATTGGTCAGGCAGCGTGCTTCCAAAGTGAAAGACCAGGCGCAGACGCTGAACCGGATGCAAAAGGCCATGAGCCAAATGAACATCCAGCTGGCCAATGTCATCAGTGATATTTCCGGTGTAACTGGCATGAAGATTTTGCGGGCCATCTGCGCAGGTGAACGGGACCCAGTGCAACTGGCTGAACTAACCGACCGCCGCATCAAGGCAGGCAAGGAGGCTGTCGCTCGGAGTCTTCATGGCAATTGGCGGCGCGAGCATTTGCATGCGCTAACTCAGGAATTGGCTGCCTATGACTTCCTGGAGCAGCAAATTGCAGATTGTGACGACGCCATAAAAGCCGCGTTAGAGCAGTTGCCGGTGCTGCAAAACAAGCCAGAGCCATCCAAGAAGCCTTTACGGAGCCCACACCGAAACGGCGCCCAACAGACTGTATTGCATCAGACTTTGTGGAAAGTTCTTGGCGTGGACCTAACCGCAATTCCAACCATTGGGGTGGACACTGCATTAGTGCTGGCAGGGGAGATCGGTACAGATCTATCACGCTTCCCGTCCTCACAGCACTTCTGCTCTTGGTTGGGACTGGCTCCCCCTACCCGAATTTCCGGCGGTCATCGACTGGCAGGTGGTGGGCCCAAAATAGTCAATCGAGCAGCGCAAGCACTCAAGCAGGCTGCATCCAATGCCCGTAACGACAAGGGTTTCATTGGCGCATCGCACCGAGCCAGACTGACTCGAATGGATACCAGCTGCGCCATCAAGGCCACTGCGCATCAGTTGGCACGTCTGGTGTACAACCTGTTAACCAAGAAGCAGGCTTATGTTGAACAAGGTCTTGAGGAGTTCGAAACCAGAAGCCAAGACCGGCAGGTCCGGGCTTTGCTTCGCAAAGCCCGGAAACTGGGGTATCAACTGGTGGCCGCTTGA
- the tcyN gene encoding L-cystine ABC transporter ATP-binding protein TcyN: MIEVKGLTKRFKGQTVLNGIDLTVQPGEVVAIIGPSGSGKTTFLRCLNLLETPDAGQIQIGAISIDANRPLGGQQSAIRRLRQQAGFVFQNFNLFPHRTALENVIEGPVIVKKTPREQAIELGRRLLAKVGLAGKEDAYPRRLSGGQQQRVAIARALAMEPEVILFDEPTSALDPELVGEVLATIRGLAEEKRTMIIVTHEMSFARDVANRVIFFDKGVIVEQGEAKALFAAPKEERTRQFLRKFLGTAASE; the protein is encoded by the coding sequence ATGATTGAAGTCAAAGGCCTGACCAAGCGGTTCAAGGGCCAGACCGTGCTCAACGGTATCGACCTGACCGTGCAGCCCGGTGAAGTGGTGGCCATCATCGGCCCTAGTGGCTCGGGCAAAACCACCTTCCTGCGCTGCCTCAACCTGCTGGAAACCCCCGATGCCGGGCAGATCCAGATAGGCGCCATCAGTATCGATGCCAACCGCCCTTTGGGCGGGCAGCAGAGTGCGATTCGCCGTCTGCGCCAGCAGGCCGGGTTCGTGTTCCAGAACTTCAACCTGTTCCCCCATCGCACCGCCCTGGAGAACGTGATCGAGGGGCCGGTGATCGTCAAGAAAACGCCTCGCGAGCAGGCCATCGAGCTTGGCCGGCGCCTGCTGGCCAAAGTCGGCCTGGCGGGCAAGGAAGACGCCTACCCACGGCGCCTGTCCGGCGGCCAGCAGCAACGCGTGGCCATCGCCCGTGCCCTGGCCATGGAACCAGAGGTAATCCTGTTCGACGAACCGACCTCGGCGCTGGACCCGGAGCTGGTCGGTGAAGTATTGGCGACCATCCGCGGCCTGGCCGAGGAAAAGCGCACCATGATCATCGTCACCCACGAGATGAGCTTTGCCCGGGACGTGGCGAACCGGGTGATTTTCTTCGACAAAGGCGTGATCGTGGAGCAAGGCGAGGCCAAGGCCCTGTTTGCAGCGCCGAAGGAAGAGCGTACGCGGCAGTTCTTGCGCAAGTTCCTCGGGACTGCGGCCTCCGAGTAA
- the tcyL gene encoding cystine ABC transporter permease, translated as MIAESLQLVVDSAPFLLKGAGYTVLLSVGGMFFGLVLGFALALMRLSKILPLNWLARVYVSFFRGTPLLVQLFVIYFGMPQIGIELDPIPASLIGLSLNMAAYICEILRAAISSIDRGQWEAAASIGMTRVQAMRRAILPQALRTALPPLGNSFISLVKDTALAATIQVPELFRQAQLITARTFEVFTMYVAVAVIYWVLCSILAHFQNRMEARVNQHDQEH; from the coding sequence ATGATCGCTGAAAGCCTGCAACTCGTTGTCGACTCCGCGCCCTTCCTGCTGAAGGGCGCGGGTTATACGGTGCTGCTCAGTGTCGGCGGCATGTTCTTCGGTCTGGTGCTGGGCTTTGCCCTGGCGCTGATGCGGCTGTCGAAGATTCTGCCGCTGAACTGGCTGGCGCGGGTCTACGTGTCGTTCTTCCGCGGCACGCCGCTGCTGGTGCAGCTGTTCGTCATCTATTTCGGCATGCCGCAAATCGGCATCGAGCTGGACCCGATCCCCGCTTCGCTGATCGGCCTGTCGCTGAACATGGCGGCCTATATCTGCGAGATCCTGCGCGCAGCCATTTCCTCGATCGACCGGGGCCAGTGGGAAGCAGCCGCCAGCATCGGCATGACCCGCGTGCAAGCCATGCGCCGGGCGATCCTGCCACAGGCCTTGCGCACCGCGTTGCCACCGCTGGGCAACAGCTTCATCTCGCTGGTAAAGGACACCGCCCTGGCGGCGACCATCCAGGTGCCCGAGCTGTTCCGCCAAGCCCAGCTGATTACCGCGCGCACGTTCGAAGTGTTCACCATGTACGTGGCGGTCGCGGTCATCTACTGGGTGCTGTGCAGCATCCTTGCGCACTTCCAGAACCGCATGGAAGCGCGGGTCAACCAGCATGACCAGGAGCATTGA